From the Spiribacter sp. 2438 genome, one window contains:
- a CDS encoding SDR family oxidoreductase — protein sequence MSERILIVGCGRLGSRLGQRLAAAGHQVFGLRRSPASLPGGIEPVAANLLETPLPAVLPSELDRVYYILTPPSYDDAGYQAAYVQGLSRLLPALQTTGSGHARLIFVSSTGVYGQSGGDWVDEHSPTQPARFSGQRLLEAESVAATHGGRSVSVRFSGIYGPDRDALVRRVRRGGACGDHPPRYTNRIHEDDCVGVLCHLGDLPSPAPVYVATDDHPCTQCEIMDWMAGVLGCPTPPREASDNAGRRCSNQQLVASGYRFRHPDYRSGYAYLRDRSGV from the coding sequence ATGAGTGAGCGCATCCTGATTGTTGGCTGCGGGCGGCTTGGCAGCCGCCTGGGCCAAAGACTGGCGGCGGCAGGGCATCAAGTCTTCGGGCTGCGCCGGTCCCCGGCCTCCCTGCCAGGCGGTATTGAACCGGTGGCGGCCAACCTGCTGGAAACCCCGCTACCCGCGGTTCTGCCCTCGGAGCTTGACCGGGTCTATTACATCCTGACCCCGCCCAGCTATGACGACGCCGGCTATCAGGCCGCGTATGTCCAGGGTCTGTCCCGGCTGCTCCCCGCACTGCAGACCACCGGCAGCGGTCATGCCCGATTGATTTTTGTCTCAAGTACCGGAGTGTACGGCCAGTCCGGGGGCGACTGGGTGGATGAGCACAGCCCCACGCAGCCAGCGCGTTTTTCGGGGCAGCGGCTTCTGGAAGCCGAGTCGGTTGCCGCGACCCATGGCGGCCGGTCGGTGAGCGTGCGGTTTTCGGGCATTTATGGCCCGGATCGGGATGCGCTGGTCCGCCGGGTGCGCCGTGGAGGGGCCTGCGGTGATCATCCGCCCCGCTATACCAACCGCATTCACGAAGATGATTGCGTGGGAGTCCTGTGCCACCTGGGTGACCTGCCGTCGCCGGCACCCGTCTACGTGGCCACCGACGACCACCCCTGCACCCAATGCGAAATCATGGACTGGATGGCGGGGGTGCTGGGGTGTCCCACACCGCCGAGGGAGGCGAGTGACAACGCCGGCCGGCGATGCAGCAATCAGCAGCTAGTGGCCAGCGGCTACCGCTTCAGGCATCCGGACTACCGCAGTGGCTACGCCTACCTGCGCGATCGATCGGGGGTGTGA
- the trmH gene encoding tRNA (guanosine(18)-2'-O)-methyltransferase TrmH: MGANRLARLRATLDRRQPDLRVLMEEVHKPHNLSAILRTCDATGVFQAHAVLPGRELEIHRHCSAGAGRWVRAVTHDDIQQGIQALQAEGLRVYAAHQSPQSVDFRQIDYTRPMAVLMGAERWGVSAAAAAAVDGHLTVPMMGLVESLNVSVAAAVILFEAQRQREAAGFYDAPRLDPETYRVTLFEWLHPRLAEHCRVRGLPYPALDEDGDPIRSSNASRA, from the coding sequence TTGGGTGCCAATCGTCTGGCGCGACTGCGTGCCACGCTGGATCGCCGCCAGCCAGACTTGCGAGTGCTGATGGAGGAGGTGCACAAGCCCCATAATCTCAGCGCGATTTTAAGGACCTGCGATGCTACCGGCGTGTTTCAGGCCCATGCGGTGCTGCCGGGGCGGGAGCTCGAGATTCATCGGCACTGCTCGGCGGGGGCCGGCCGGTGGGTGCGGGCCGTCACTCACGACGACATCCAGCAGGGCATTCAGGCCCTGCAGGCCGAGGGGTTGCGGGTGTATGCGGCGCACCAGTCGCCCCAGTCCGTGGATTTTCGGCAGATTGATTATACCCGGCCCATGGCGGTGCTGATGGGGGCCGAGCGCTGGGGGGTCAGCGCCGCGGCGGCGGCTGCCGTTGATGGCCATCTCACCGTTCCCATGATGGGGCTGGTGGAGTCGCTGAACGTGTCGGTGGCGGCGGCGGTGATTCTGTTCGAGGCTCAGCGCCAGCGCGAGGCCGCCGGATTTTACGACGCGCCCCGGCTGGATCCGGAAACCTACCGGGTCACGCTGTTTGAATGGCTCCATCCGAGGCTGGCCGAGCATTGCCGAGTCCGCGGATTGCCCTACCCGGCGCTGGATGAGGATGGCGACCCGATTCGCTCCAGCAACGCCTCGAGGGCCTGA